One region of Microbacterium rhizosphaerae genomic DNA includes:
- a CDS encoding GNAT family N-acetyltransferase yields the protein MVSLRETPVDDPAAHELLAEYFASREIGFAHQNVVYTITFPDPRAFTPPAGEFLLLLDDEDRPVGCGGIRRIPDGDRGVRYEVKHIYLKPETRGRGWGRLLLDGLEERARAYGAAELVLDTHHSLEAAAQLYRSTGFVEIAPFNENPNATRWYGKLLV from the coding sequence GTGGTGTCCCTGCGCGAAACCCCTGTCGACGACCCGGCGGCCCATGAACTGCTCGCGGAGTACTTCGCGTCCCGTGAGATCGGCTTCGCCCACCAGAACGTGGTCTACACGATCACGTTCCCCGATCCTCGCGCGTTCACCCCTCCGGCGGGCGAGTTCCTCCTGCTGCTCGACGACGAGGACCGGCCGGTGGGATGCGGCGGCATCCGTCGCATCCCGGACGGCGATCGCGGCGTCCGCTACGAGGTCAAGCACATCTATCTGAAGCCCGAGACCCGGGGACGCGGCTGGGGCCGCCTGCTGCTGGACGGCCTCGAGGAGCGGGCCCGCGCGTACGGCGCGGCCGAGCTCGTGCTGGACACCCATCACTCGCTCGAGGCTGCCGCGCAGCTCTACCGCTCGACCGGCTTCGTCGAGATCGCGCCCTTCAACGAGAACCCGAACGCCACCCGCTGGTACGGCAAGCTGCTCGTCTGA
- a CDS encoding thymidylate synthase: MASVSIPTPYEDLLRDVLAHGTHKDDRTGTGTTSVFGRQIRFDLSQGFPLITTKRVHVKSVAYELLWFLRGESNVGWLQEHGVSIWDEWADEAGELGPVYGVQWRSWPTPSGEQIDQISQVVEQIRSNPDSRRLIVSAWNPADIPRMALAPCHALFQFYVADGRLSCQLYQRSADLFLGVPFNIASYALLTMMIAQQTGLEPGDFVWTGGDCHVYDNHREQVAEQLSRDPYPYPTLRFARKPDSIFDYTYEDFVVEDYQHHPAIRAAVAV; the protein is encoded by the coding sequence GTGGCATCCGTGAGCATCCCGACGCCCTACGAGGACCTGCTGCGCGATGTGCTCGCGCATGGCACGCACAAGGACGACCGCACGGGAACGGGCACGACGAGCGTGTTCGGCCGGCAGATCCGCTTCGACCTCTCGCAGGGCTTCCCGCTCATCACGACCAAGCGCGTGCACGTCAAGTCGGTGGCGTACGAGCTGCTCTGGTTCCTGCGCGGGGAGTCGAATGTGGGCTGGCTGCAGGAGCACGGCGTCTCGATCTGGGACGAGTGGGCCGATGAGGCCGGCGAGCTCGGACCCGTCTACGGCGTGCAGTGGCGCTCGTGGCCGACGCCCAGCGGTGAGCAGATCGACCAGATCAGCCAGGTCGTCGAGCAGATCCGCTCGAACCCCGATTCGCGTCGGCTCATCGTGTCGGCGTGGAACCCCGCCGACATCCCCCGTATGGCTCTCGCGCCCTGCCACGCCCTGTTCCAGTTCTACGTCGCCGACGGCCGCCTCTCGTGCCAGCTGTACCAGCGCAGTGCCGATCTCTTCCTCGGAGTGCCCTTCAACATCGCCTCGTACGCGCTGCTGACGATGATGATCGCGCAGCAGACGGGACTCGAGCCGGGCGACTTCGTCTGGACGGGTGGCGACTGCCATGTGTATGACAACCACCGTGAGCAGGTGGCCGAACAGCTCAGCCGCGACCCCTACCCGTATCCGACCCTCCGCTTCGCGCGGAAGCCCGACTCGATCTTCGACTACACCTACGAGGACTTCGTGGTCGAGGACTACCAGCACCACCCGGCCATCCGGGCGGCCGTCGCGGTATGA
- a CDS encoding SDR family NAD(P)-dependent oxidoreductase, producing MPTALVTGAGSGLGAEFARQLAAKGADVVLVARTEADLERVAAEVRAAGRRAEVLVADLLEPADMERVVARVAEGVDVLVSNAGYGLPLAFERNDIDVEVRHLRLHDEVFLRLARAALDPMLARGSGRIIAVASVAAFMPRSTYGAVKAFLVSFCRWANAVYGPRGVTVTAVCPGFVHTNFHERLGLPPGEEGIAGWMWIDASTVVSEGLRDAARGKGVSIPSLRYKVLARLVGLLPARISAQLGQRGR from the coding sequence ATGCCCACTGCCCTCGTGACCGGTGCCGGCTCCGGCCTCGGCGCCGAGTTCGCCCGCCAGCTCGCCGCCAAGGGCGCCGACGTGGTCCTCGTGGCCCGCACCGAGGCGGATCTCGAGCGGGTGGCGGCCGAGGTGCGCGCCGCGGGGCGCCGGGCCGAGGTGCTCGTCGCCGACCTGCTCGAGCCTGCGGACATGGAGCGCGTGGTCGCCCGCGTCGCCGAGGGCGTCGACGTGCTGGTGAGCAATGCGGGCTACGGGCTGCCCCTCGCATTCGAGCGGAACGACATCGACGTCGAGGTGCGGCACCTGCGGCTGCACGACGAGGTCTTCCTGCGGCTGGCTCGCGCGGCGCTGGATCCGATGCTGGCGCGGGGGAGCGGGCGCATCATCGCCGTGGCATCCGTCGCCGCCTTCATGCCGCGCTCGACGTACGGCGCGGTGAAGGCGTTCCTCGTGAGCTTCTGTCGCTGGGCGAACGCGGTCTACGGCCCGCGCGGCGTGACGGTGACGGCGGTGTGCCCCGGGTTCGTGCACACGAACTTCCACGAGCGGCTCGGACTCCCGCCCGGCGAGGAGGGCATCGCGGGGTGGATGTGGATCGACGCATCCACGGTCGTGAGCGAGGGACTGCGGGATGCTGCGCGCGGCAAGGGCGTCAGCATCCCTTCGCTTCGCTACAAGGTGCTCGCGCGCCTCGTGGGCCTGCTGCCGGCCCGCATCTCGGCGCAGCTCGGGCAGCGCGGCCGCTGA
- a CDS encoding aldo/keto reductase gives MAIFGVGSITGSLRAVVDAPVRGSSTDTPHPSAPIPVVGPAIGSNLRVALGETGFEIFPLTLGGAEFGWNVDLESSHDIIDRYVELGGNSLHTADSFSGGRSEHIIGQWLESRGLRDDIVVAARVGGHPDNPGIGPVNLVRAVEASLGRLRTDRIDVLYLDATGGRAALEDTLATAEWLVEAGKVRAIGAFGFTAADLVEARILSSAGFPRVTVLDVPYNILRRQEFDGDLRLVADAQGIAVTPSHALEHGFLTGAHRSRGRLPLGQRGVQIASSLNRRGSRVLRALDTIGAEIGVPDSAVAIAWLLAQRTVAAPIVNAFNERHVFEMVQGAGVRLSRAQLADIARANA, from the coding sequence ATGGCCATCTTCGGCGTCGGTTCCATCACCGGCTCGCTGCGCGCGGTCGTGGACGCCCCTGTTCGCGGATCCTCGACCGACACCCCGCATCCATCCGCCCCGATCCCGGTCGTGGGGCCGGCGATCGGTTCGAACCTCCGCGTCGCCCTCGGCGAGACGGGCTTCGAGATCTTCCCGCTCACGCTCGGCGGCGCCGAGTTCGGCTGGAACGTCGACCTCGAGTCCAGCCACGACATCATCGACCGCTACGTCGAGCTCGGCGGCAACTCGCTCCACACGGCCGACAGCTTCTCCGGCGGCCGCAGCGAGCACATCATCGGGCAGTGGCTCGAGTCGCGCGGGCTGCGCGACGACATCGTCGTCGCCGCGCGCGTCGGCGGTCACCCGGACAACCCCGGCATCGGCCCCGTCAACCTCGTCCGCGCGGTCGAGGCCTCGCTCGGACGACTGCGCACCGACCGCATCGACGTGCTGTACCTGGATGCCACGGGCGGCCGCGCCGCCCTCGAGGACACGCTCGCGACCGCGGAGTGGCTCGTCGAGGCGGGCAAGGTCCGGGCGATCGGCGCCTTCGGCTTCACCGCGGCGGATCTCGTGGAGGCGCGCATCCTGTCGTCCGCCGGGTTCCCGCGTGTGACGGTGCTCGACGTGCCCTACAACATCCTTCGACGCCAGGAGTTCGACGGCGACCTGCGACTGGTCGCCGATGCCCAGGGGATCGCGGTGACGCCGTCGCACGCCCTCGAGCACGGGTTCCTGACCGGTGCGCATCGCTCGCGTGGTCGCCTCCCGCTGGGACAGCGCGGCGTGCAGATCGCATCGAGCCTCAACCGTCGTGGCAGCCGCGTGCTCCGGGCGCTCGACACGATCGGCGCCGAGATCGGGGTGCCGGACAGCGCCGTCGCCATCGCGTGGCTGCTCGCCCAGCGCACCGTCGCGGCGCCCATCGTCAACGCGTTCAACGAGCGCCACGTGTTCGAGATGGTGCAGGGCGCGGGCGTGCGGCTCAGCCGCGCGCAGCTGGCCGACATCGCGCGCGCCAACGCCTGA
- a CDS encoding histidine phosphatase family protein, with amino-acid sequence MTHYLYLVRHGEHQHAEHGLVDGPLSPRGRRQAAALADRLSGVPLSAVRHSPLERAAETARAVADRLPSVSPEPSALLFDCIPTGMTPETPAAFEPFFGGVTEDEIEAGSAQMADAVAEFLVRKSGDVHELLITHNAVIAWFVREALDMPEWRWMTLNQAHCGLTVLAQKNGRPWTLVTHNDLGHLPFELRTGLPELPPV; translated from the coding sequence GTGACGCATTATCTGTATCTCGTGCGGCACGGTGAGCATCAGCACGCCGAGCATGGGCTGGTCGACGGTCCGCTGTCGCCGCGAGGTCGCCGCCAGGCGGCCGCCCTGGCCGACAGGCTTTCCGGCGTGCCGTTGAGCGCCGTGCGGCATTCCCCTCTGGAGCGGGCGGCCGAGACCGCGCGGGCGGTGGCCGATCGTCTGCCGTCGGTCTCGCCCGAGCCGTCGGCGCTGCTGTTCGACTGCATCCCGACCGGAATGACGCCCGAGACTCCCGCCGCGTTCGAGCCGTTCTTCGGCGGCGTCACCGAGGACGAGATCGAGGCGGGCTCGGCGCAGATGGCGGATGCCGTCGCGGAGTTCCTCGTGCGCAAGAGCGGCGACGTCCACGAGCTGCTGATCACGCACAACGCGGTGATCGCGTGGTTCGTGCGCGAGGCGCTCGACATGCCCGAATGGCGATGGATGACGCTGAACCAGGCGCACTGCGGACTCACGGTGCTCGCGCAGAAGAACGGCCGTCCGTGGACGCTCGTGACCCACAACGACCTCGGTCATCTGCCGTTCGAGCTGCGCACGGGGCTGCCGGAGCTCCCGCCGGTCTGA
- a CDS encoding thioredoxin family protein, which yields MKIIAALLLIALLLAITIGVGVYLRWRQSRPRRHIAHEVVQPERLGADGLGENATLLQFSTEMCARCPGVHRILSSIADDHEGVLHLDVDLTHRPDIAKHFHVLQTPTTLVLDGTGTVQTRFGGAPSRDVIELELARLHGKAAHA from the coding sequence GTGAAGATCATCGCCGCGCTCCTGCTGATCGCCCTCCTGCTGGCGATCACGATCGGCGTCGGCGTGTACCTGCGCTGGCGGCAGAGCCGCCCGCGCAGGCACATCGCGCACGAGGTCGTGCAGCCGGAGCGGCTGGGCGCCGACGGGCTCGGCGAGAACGCGACGCTGCTGCAGTTCAGCACTGAGATGTGCGCGCGCTGCCCGGGCGTGCACCGCATCCTCTCGTCGATCGCCGACGACCACGAGGGTGTTCTCCATCTCGACGTGGACCTCACCCACCGGCCCGATATCGCCAAGCACTTCCACGTGCTCCAGACGCCGACGACGCTCGTGCTCGACGGCACGGGCACGGTCCAGACCCGGTTCGGAGGCGCGCCGAGCCGTGATGTCATCGAGCTCGAACTCGCCCGTCTGCACGGAAAGGCCGCCCATGCCTGA
- a CDS encoding MDR family MFS transporter, which produces MTHRMIMFVIFGLMAGMFLSALDQTVVGTAIRTIGDDLHGLSQQAWVTTAYLIMSTISTPIYGKLSDIFGRRPLFIIAIVIFIIGSIAASFSQSMEQLAIFRAIQGLGAGGLMSMPLAIMGDILAPRERAKYQGYFLAVFGISSVIGPLVGGLFAGTPEILGIAGWRWVFLINVPIGIVALLIVLRFLHIPRHGHPSVRIDWWGAATVIIALVPLLLVAELGRDWGWDSPAAIACYVIGVLGIISFVIIESVMKDDALIPLKLFRSPTFSMATVIGVLVGFGMFGAMMTLPLYLQIVLGSSPTESGLQLFPMILGMMAASIGSGQIISRTGRYRMFPIIGTACLAAGFLVLTRLQYDTPYPYVALAMLLIGLGLGQLMQTLTIASQNSVGLRDMGVATSASTFFRQIGGTLGTAVLVSLLFTVLPANFQTAFADKAILTDALDAAFDPSVAAAPQNKAIMDKVYSPIVTKATDATVKQLQAGVTKAQEAAKNAVAEQVAAGKIPAAAQPAAEAAAVAAATKAAGAAIEKQVPAAQVASDGTVSLDFSNDAARKDFVDTAVSHLPSSGSGSAKGSSLDSNDTSFLNGADPRLSKPILIAFTESMVTVYWVALFVVVIAFILSLFFKTPPLRAKSALQEAHDDARLQAKIAADEAGALVEPY; this is translated from the coding sequence ATGACCCACCGGATGATCATGTTCGTGATCTTCGGCCTGATGGCCGGCATGTTCCTGTCGGCCCTCGACCAGACGGTCGTGGGAACGGCGATCCGCACGATCGGCGACGACCTGCACGGCTTGAGCCAGCAGGCCTGGGTGACGACGGCCTACCTGATCATGTCGACGATCTCGACGCCGATCTACGGCAAGCTCTCCGACATCTTCGGCCGCCGTCCGCTGTTCATCATCGCCATCGTCATCTTCATCATCGGGTCGATCGCCGCCTCGTTCTCGCAGTCGATGGAGCAGCTCGCGATCTTCCGGGCGATCCAGGGCCTCGGCGCCGGCGGTCTGATGTCGATGCCGCTCGCGATCATGGGCGACATCCTCGCGCCACGCGAGAGAGCGAAATACCAGGGCTACTTCCTCGCCGTCTTCGGCATCTCGAGCGTCATCGGCCCACTCGTCGGCGGTCTGTTCGCCGGAACCCCCGAGATCCTCGGCATCGCCGGCTGGCGCTGGGTGTTCCTCATCAACGTTCCGATCGGCATCGTCGCGCTGCTGATCGTGCTGCGGTTCTTGCACATTCCCCGACACGGCCACCCGAGCGTGCGGATCGACTGGTGGGGAGCTGCGACCGTCATCATCGCGCTCGTGCCGCTGCTGCTCGTGGCCGAGCTGGGTCGCGACTGGGGATGGGACTCGCCGGCGGCGATCGCGTGCTACGTCATCGGCGTGCTCGGCATCATCTCGTTCGTCATCATCGAGTCGGTGATGAAGGACGACGCCCTGATCCCGCTGAAGCTGTTCCGGTCGCCGACGTTCTCGATGGCGACCGTCATCGGCGTGCTGGTCGGCTTCGGCATGTTCGGCGCGATGATGACCCTGCCGCTGTACCTGCAGATCGTCCTCGGCTCGAGCCCCACCGAGAGCGGCCTGCAGCTGTTCCCGATGATCCTCGGCATGATGGCCGCATCCATCGGCAGTGGGCAGATCATCTCGCGGACCGGCCGCTATCGGATGTTCCCCATCATCGGCACGGCGTGCCTGGCTGCGGGCTTCCTGGTCCTGACCCGTCTGCAGTACGACACGCCGTATCCCTACGTCGCCCTCGCGATGCTGCTCATCGGGCTTGGCCTCGGGCAGCTCATGCAGACGCTGACCATCGCCAGCCAGAACTCGGTCGGCCTGCGCGACATGGGTGTGGCCACCAGCGCCTCGACGTTCTTCCGTCAGATCGGTGGAACGCTCGGCACGGCGGTGCTCGTCTCGCTCCTGTTCACGGTGCTGCCCGCGAACTTCCAGACCGCGTTCGCCGACAAGGCGATCCTCACCGACGCCCTCGACGCCGCGTTCGACCCGTCCGTCGCCGCCGCGCCGCAGAACAAGGCGATCATGGACAAGGTCTACAGCCCGATCGTGACCAAGGCCACCGACGCGACGGTGAAGCAGCTGCAGGCGGGTGTCACGAAGGCGCAGGAGGCCGCGAAGAATGCGGTCGCCGAGCAGGTCGCGGCCGGCAAGATCCCCGCGGCGGCACAGCCTGCTGCGGAGGCCGCGGCCGTCGCCGCAGCCACGAAGGCGGCCGGCGCCGCCATCGAGAAGCAGGTGCCCGCCGCGCAGGTCGCCTCGGACGGCACGGTCTCGCTCGACTTCTCGAACGATGCCGCGCGCAAGGACTTCGTCGACACCGCGGTCAGCCACCTGCCCTCCAGCGGCTCCGGGTCGGCCAAGGGCAGCTCGCTCGACAGCAATGACACGTCGTTCCTCAACGGCGCCGATCCGCGGCTGAGTAAGCCGATCCTGATCGCCTTCACCGAGTCGATGGTGACGGTGTACTGGGTGGCGCTGTTCGTCGTCGTGATCGCCTTCATCCTGTCGCTCTTCTTCAAGACCCCGCCGCTGCGGGCGAAGTCGGCGCTGCAGGAGGCGCACGACGACGCCAGGCTGCAGGCGAAGATCGCCGCCGACGAGGCCGGGGCTCTCGTCGAGCCCTACTGA
- a CDS encoding DUF4395 domain-containing protein, with product MPETPSPAPAGIDPRGPRFGAAITSVLLLVDVFLALIDLTSAAFWLLVVIAVLFLWSVVSPRTAPWGVLFRRVVRPRLSAPTELEDPRPPRFAQGVGLLVTTLGIVLHLLGVPFALPIAAALAFVAAFLNAAFAYCLGCQIWLLLQRAGLVGREQRAA from the coding sequence ATGCCTGAGACGCCCTCCCCCGCCCCAGCGGGCATCGACCCCCGCGGCCCCCGCTTCGGTGCCGCCATCACGTCGGTGCTTCTGCTCGTCGACGTGTTCCTGGCCCTCATCGACCTCACGTCGGCCGCCTTCTGGCTCCTGGTGGTGATCGCGGTGCTGTTCCTGTGGAGCGTGGTGTCGCCCCGCACCGCGCCGTGGGGCGTGCTCTTCCGGCGGGTCGTCCGGCCGCGCCTGTCGGCGCCGACCGAGCTCGAAGACCCGCGCCCGCCGCGCTTCGCCCAGGGCGTGGGCCTGCTCGTGACGACACTCGGCATCGTCCTCCACCTGCTCGGGGTGCCGTTCGCCCTGCCGATCGCGGCGGCCCTGGCCTTCGTCGCCGCCTTCCTCAACGCCGCGTTCGCCTACTGCCTCGGCTGCCAGATCTGGCTCCTGCTGCAGCGAGCAGGACTGGTCGGCCGCGAGCAGCGCGCCGCCTGA
- a CDS encoding polyribonucleotide nucleotidyltransferase, with amino-acid sequence MEGPEITAAEAVLDNGRYGTRTVRFETGRLAQQAQGAVAAYLDEETMLLSATSASKQPREGFDFFPLTVDVEERSYAAGKIPGSFFRREGRPSTEAILVCRLIDRPLRPSFVDGLRNEIQIVVTVLSIAPGEFYDALAINAASLSTQISGLPFSGPIAGVRLALMPGHGDHPDQWIAFPNAAQLEDAVFDLIVAGRVLPDGDVAIMMVEAEATEGSWNLIKAGAVKPSEAVVAQGLEASKPFIKELVAAQNVVARTAAKEIQAYPVFPAYSQETYDFVAGRAYDDLVGVYQIADKIERQNADDAVKERVKGQLLAAVEAGELPAVATAEFSGAYKSVTKKIVRGRILSEGVRIDGRGLADIRPLDAEVQVIPRVHGSAIFQRGETQILGVTTLNMLKMEQQIDSLSPVTHKRYLHHYNFPPYSTGETGRVGSPKRREIGHGFLAERALVPVLPSREEFPYAIRQVSEALGSNGSTSMGSVCASTLSLLNAGVPLRAPVAGIAMGLVSDEVDGQTRYAALTDILGAEDALGDMDFKVAGTSEFVTAIQLDTKLDGIPSSVLTAALQQAHDARLTILGVLNAAIDSPDEMAPTAPRVISVQIPVDKIGELIGPKGKTINAIQDETGADISIEEDGTVYIGAVDGASAEAARAQVNAIANPHNPEVGEQFLGTVVKIATFGAFVSLMPGRDGLLHVSEVRKLAGGKRVENVEDVLSVGQKLLVRITKVDDRGKLSLEPVLDDADREGRASADEGQEAPVEG; translated from the coding sequence TTGGAAGGTCCGGAAATCACCGCCGCAGAGGCCGTTCTCGACAACGGCCGTTACGGCACCCGCACCGTCCGGTTCGAGACCGGACGCCTCGCCCAGCAGGCGCAGGGCGCCGTCGCGGCGTACCTCGACGAGGAGACCATGCTCCTGTCGGCCACGAGCGCGAGCAAGCAGCCGCGCGAGGGCTTCGACTTCTTCCCGCTGACCGTCGACGTCGAAGAGCGCTCGTACGCAGCCGGCAAGATCCCGGGTTCGTTCTTCCGTCGCGAGGGCCGTCCCTCGACCGAGGCGATCCTCGTCTGCCGTCTGATCGACCGCCCGCTGCGTCCGTCGTTCGTCGACGGCCTGCGCAACGAGATCCAGATCGTCGTCACGGTGCTCTCGATCGCACCGGGCGAGTTCTACGACGCGCTCGCGATCAACGCGGCGTCGCTGTCGACCCAGATCTCGGGCCTGCCGTTCTCCGGCCCGATCGCCGGTGTGCGCCTCGCGCTCATGCCGGGCCACGGCGACCACCCCGATCAGTGGATCGCCTTCCCGAACGCCGCGCAGCTCGAGGACGCCGTCTTCGACCTCATCGTCGCGGGCCGCGTGCTGCCCGACGGCGACGTCGCGATCATGATGGTCGAGGCCGAGGCCACGGAAGGCAGCTGGAACCTCATCAAGGCCGGCGCCGTCAAGCCCAGCGAGGCTGTCGTCGCGCAGGGTCTCGAGGCATCGAAGCCGTTCATCAAGGAGCTCGTCGCCGCGCAGAACGTCGTCGCGCGGACGGCCGCCAAGGAGATCCAGGCGTACCCGGTCTTCCCGGCCTACAGCCAGGAGACGTACGACTTCGTCGCCGGCCGCGCCTACGACGACCTCGTGGGCGTCTACCAGATCGCCGACAAGATCGAGCGGCAGAACGCGGATGACGCGGTCAAGGAGCGGGTCAAGGGCCAGCTGCTCGCCGCCGTCGAGGCCGGCGAGCTGCCGGCCGTCGCCACGGCCGAGTTCTCGGGCGCGTACAAGTCGGTCACGAAGAAGATCGTCCGCGGTCGCATCCTCTCGGAGGGTGTGCGCATCGACGGTCGCGGGCTGGCCGACATCCGTCCGCTCGACGCCGAGGTGCAGGTCATCCCGCGCGTCCACGGCTCGGCGATCTTCCAGCGCGGCGAGACGCAGATCCTCGGCGTCACGACGCTGAACATGCTCAAGATGGAGCAGCAGATCGACTCGCTGTCGCCGGTGACGCACAAGCGCTACCTGCACCACTACAACTTCCCGCCCTACTCGACCGGTGAGACCGGTCGTGTCGGCAGCCCGAAGCGCCGCGAGATCGGCCACGGCTTCCTGGCCGAGCGCGCGCTCGTGCCGGTGCTGCCGAGCCGCGAGGAGTTCCCCTACGCGATCCGCCAGGTGTCCGAGGCTCTCGGCTCCAACGGCTCGACGTCGATGGGCTCGGTGTGCGCCTCGACCCTGTCGCTGCTGAACGCGGGTGTGCCGCTGCGCGCCCCCGTCGCCGGCATCGCGATGGGTCTCGTGTCCGACGAGGTGGACGGCCAGACCCGTTACGCGGCGCTGACCGACATCCTGGGCGCGGAGGACGCGCTCGGCGACATGGACTTCAAGGTCGCCGGCACGAGCGAGTTCGTCACGGCGATCCAGCTCGACACGAAGCTCGACGGCATCCCGTCGTCGGTGCTGACCGCCGCGCTGCAGCAGGCCCACGACGCCCGTCTGACGATCCTCGGTGTCCTGAACGCCGCGATCGACAGCCCGGACGAGATGGCGCCGACGGCGCCTCGCGTGATCAGCGTGCAGATCCCGGTCGACAAGATCGGCGAGCTGATCGGCCCGAAGGGCAAGACGATCAACGCGATCCAGGACGAGACCGGCGCCGACATCTCCATCGAGGAGGACGGCACCGTCTACATCGGCGCCGTCGACGGCGCGTCGGCCGAGGCCGCCCGCGCCCAGGTCAACGCGATCGCCAACCCGCACAACCCCGAGGTCGGTGAGCAGTTCCTGGGCACGGTCGTGAAGATCGCGACCTTCGGTGCGTTCGTCTCGCTGATGCCGGGCCGTGACGGACTGCTGCACGTCAGCGAGGTCCGCAAGCTCGCGGGCGGCAAGCGCGTCGAGAACGTCGAGGACGTCCTCTCGGTCGGCCAGAAGCTGCTCGTGCGCATCACGAAGGTGGACGACCGCGGCAAGCTGTCGCTCGAGCCCGTGCTCGACGACGCGGACCGCGAGGGTCGCGCCTCGGCGGACGAGGGCCAGGAGGCCCCGGTCGAGGGCTGA
- a CDS encoding OsmC family peroxiredoxin, translating into MTVTSEATTAWKGSLFEGEGVVSFASSGIGSFPVNWKARSEGSNSVTTPEELIAAAHSACFSMAFSNALTDNGTPPTSIDTTASVTFKPGTGITGSHLNVNAVVPGIGQEDFDRIAAEAKAGCPVSQALAGIEITLEATLA; encoded by the coding sequence ATGACCGTCACCAGTGAAGCAACCACCGCCTGGAAGGGCAGCCTCTTCGAGGGCGAGGGCGTCGTCTCGTTCGCCTCGTCGGGCATCGGCTCGTTCCCCGTCAACTGGAAGGCGCGCAGCGAGGGGTCGAACTCGGTCACAACGCCCGAGGAGCTCATCGCCGCGGCGCACTCGGCCTGCTTCAGCATGGCGTTCTCCAACGCGCTCACCGACAACGGCACCCCGCCCACGTCGATCGACACCACGGCATCCGTGACGTTCAAGCCCGGAACGGGCATCACCGGCAGCCACCTCAACGTCAACGCGGTGGTTCCCGGTATCGGCCAGGAGGACTTCGACCGCATCGCGGCGGAGGCGAAGGCGGGATGCCCGGTGTCTCAGGCCCTCGCCGGCATCGAGATCACGCTCGAGGCCACGCTGGCCTGA
- a CDS encoding dihydrofolate reductase: MTRVGLIWAEAAHGVIGAEGGMPWHVPEDFAHFKELTLGSPVVMGRRTWDSLPDRFRPLPGRANIVVTRNPEWSADGAVRAASLDEALADAEERVGDADTVWVIGGAELFGLAMADADVLEVTELDLEVAGDTFAPDRDGWRVVAAEPGRDAWSTSRTGIRYRFLRWER; the protein is encoded by the coding sequence ATGACGCGCGTCGGCTTGATCTGGGCCGAGGCCGCGCACGGCGTGATCGGCGCTGAGGGCGGCATGCCCTGGCACGTGCCCGAGGACTTCGCCCACTTCAAGGAGCTGACTCTCGGCTCGCCGGTGGTCATGGGCCGGCGGACGTGGGACTCGCTCCCCGACCGGTTCCGGCCGCTCCCGGGGCGGGCGAACATCGTCGTGACGCGCAATCCCGAGTGGTCCGCGGACGGCGCCGTGCGCGCCGCATCCCTCGACGAGGCACTCGCGGATGCCGAGGAGCGTGTGGGGGATGCCGACACCGTGTGGGTGATCGGCGGTGCGGAGCTGTTCGGGCTGGCCATGGCGGACGCGGACGTCCTCGAGGTCACGGAACTCGACCTCGAGGTCGCGGGCGACACCTTCGCCCCCGACCGCGACGGATGGCGCGTCGTGGCGGCAGAGCCGGGACGGGATGCCTGGTCGACCTCCCGCACCGGCATCCGCTACCGCTTTCTGAGATGGGAACGCTGA
- the dapB gene encoding 4-hydroxy-tetrahydrodipicolinate reductase, with product MTTRVAIVGATGKLGAVIHDVVSDEPGYEVFAALSSRTDLAEIEGADLVIDATTPSVSGDVVRAAIERGANLLVGTSGWSAERIAQIKPLVEAAGTGAVFIPNFSLGSVIGSAIAAVAASFFPSIEIVEAHKDTKIDSPSGTAVRTAELIAAARSDVGPVAAPHVDQRARGQQVASVPIHSLRRPGVIARQEVVLSGAGESLSIVHDTVEPALAYAPGIRIALPAARDARGVIVGLDSFLDLGLAARRGA from the coding sequence ATGACGACGCGTGTGGCCATCGTGGGTGCGACAGGAAAGCTCGGCGCCGTGATCCACGACGTCGTCTCGGACGAGCCGGGGTACGAGGTATTCGCCGCGCTCTCGTCGCGCACCGACCTCGCCGAGATCGAGGGCGCCGACCTCGTCATCGACGCGACGACGCCGTCGGTATCGGGCGACGTCGTGCGTGCCGCGATCGAGCGCGGGGCCAACCTTCTCGTGGGCACCTCCGGCTGGTCGGCGGAGCGCATCGCGCAGATCAAGCCGCTCGTGGAGGCCGCCGGCACGGGAGCCGTCTTCATCCCGAACTTCTCGCTGGGCTCCGTCATCGGCTCGGCGATCGCTGCGGTCGCCGCATCCTTCTTCCCCTCGATCGAGATCGTCGAGGCGCACAAGGACACGAAGATCGACTCGCCGAGCGGCACCGCCGTCCGCACCGCCGAACTGATCGCCGCGGCCCGCTCCGACGTGGGCCCTGTCGCGGCCCCGCACGTCGACCAGCGGGCGCGCGGCCAGCAGGTGGCCAGCGTGCCCATCCACTCGCTGCGCCGTCCGGGGGTCATCGCGCGTCAGGAGGTCGTCCTGTCCGGCGCGGGGGAGTCCCTGTCGATCGTGCACGACACCGTGGAACCGGCGCTGGCGTACGCGCCCGGCATCCGGATCGCCCTCCCCGCGGCACGCGATGCGCGGGGCGTCATCGTCGGACTCGACAGCTTCCTCGACCTCGGTCTCGCGGCGCGGCGCGGAGCATGA